The following proteins are encoded in a genomic region of Arcobacter cloacae:
- a CDS encoding TolC family protein yields MYKTKILKFACISVLASSFLHASSLKESVEKVLSTNPEVISQKSNQEAFKKYIDERKANYLPRIDIDGRIEKSNSDKKYDRQTPPSIVNGSDQEDGYNFGIALNQMLYDGDLTPSQVREAKHNDLANKFRTENIIENVVYETIFAYLGLVQYDETLALTADMISTNEENLQIAKEKESISGEVLETYEVDSKLSFVKEKYLEEKDLKSSRISTFKRYVGIEPSGNECRPKMDLSKIPDNLQQLIELAVLRNNEIQEQIERIKAQREKIAQADSKFLPNLNLELKALTDNDLALNENGKENQVFGRINLAWNLYNGGGDYAVSQQEALFLKEQKERLDAITNKVVESMKVNYQRFLKNQERIDVLKNYVVANENIVEVYKSEFESGTRTFVDILDAQTVLYEAKKSLVNREFELYRNYYDMLLSLSMLSDTVLDPKNDVCSDSKALASVVSEQKEYQKSENTSELKALLGDEPTPIKEELKEDLIVEEREVVSVPKSEYKSFLEAPEGYYTINITTTEGLDSAKRFVNMNSLNSNDSYVYPFGPEMKSAKVIYGIFESVKEASLALENLPASVKANKPYIDNISKHQKLYSKYNK; encoded by the coding sequence ATGTATAAGACAAAAATATTAAAATTTGCGTGTATTTCAGTATTGGCTAGTTCATTCTTGCATGCATCGAGTTTAAAAGAGAGTGTTGAAAAAGTACTATCTACTAATCCAGAAGTAATTTCACAAAAAAGTAATCAAGAAGCTTTTAAAAAATATATAGATGAAAGAAAAGCAAATTACTTGCCTAGAATAGATATAGATGGAAGAATTGAAAAGAGTAATTCTGATAAAAAATATGATAGACAAACTCCACCTAGTATTGTAAATGGTTCAGATCAAGAAGATGGATATAATTTTGGAATTGCATTAAATCAAATGCTTTATGATGGTGATTTAACTCCAAGTCAAGTAAGAGAAGCTAAACATAATGATTTAGCAAATAAGTTTAGAACTGAAAATATTATTGAAAATGTAGTTTATGAAACAATTTTTGCATATCTTGGATTAGTTCAATATGATGAAACACTTGCTTTGACAGCTGATATGATTTCAACTAATGAAGAAAATTTACAAATTGCAAAAGAAAAAGAGTCTATAAGTGGTGAAGTTTTAGAAACTTATGAAGTTGATTCAAAATTGAGTTTCGTAAAAGAGAAATATTTAGAAGAAAAAGATTTAAAGAGTTCAAGAATCAGTACATTTAAAAGATATGTAGGAATTGAACCATCAGGAAATGAGTGTAGACCTAAAATGGATTTATCAAAAATTCCAGATAATTTACAACAATTAATTGAGCTTGCAGTTTTAAGAAATAATGAAATTCAAGAACAAATTGAAAGAATAAAAGCACAAAGAGAGAAAATAGCTCAAGCTGATTCTAAATTTTTACCAAATTTAAATTTAGAATTGAAAGCATTAACAGATAATGATTTAGCATTAAATGAAAATGGAAAAGAAAATCAAGTTTTTGGAAGAATAAATCTTGCTTGGAATTTATATAATGGTGGTGGAGATTATGCAGTTTCTCAACAAGAAGCACTATTTTTAAAAGAACAGAAAGAGAGACTAGATGCAATAACAAATAAAGTTGTTGAGTCAATGAAAGTAAATTATCAAAGATTTCTGAAAAATCAGGAAAGAATAGATGTTCTTAAAAATTATGTTGTAGCAAATGAAAACATAGTTGAAGTATACAAAAGTGAATTTGAATCAGGAACTAGAACTTTTGTTGATATTTTAGATGCACAAACAGTTTTATATGAAGCTAAAAAAAGCTTAGTAAATAGAGAATTTGAGTTGTATAGAAATTATTATGATATGTTACTGTCTTTATCTATGTTGTCTGATACAGTATTGGATCCTAAAAATGATGTTTGTTCTGATAGTAAAGCTTTAGCAAGTGTTGTTTCAGAGCAAAAAGAGTATCAAAAAAGTGAAAATACTAGTGAATTGAAAGCTTTATTAGGGGATGAACCAACTCCTATAAAAGAAGAGTTAAAAGAAGATTTGATTGTGGAGGAAAGAGAAGTTGTCTCTGTTCCAAAATCTGAATACAAATCATTTTTGGAAGCACCTGAAGGATACTATACTATAAATATTACTACAACTGAAGGTTTAGATTCAGCAAAAAGATTTGTTAATATGAATTCTTTAAATTCAAATGATTCTTATGTATATCCTTTTGGTCCTGAAATGAAAAGTGCTAAGGTAATTTATGGTATATTCGAATCAGTAAAAGAGGCGTCTTTAGCTTTAGAAAACTTGCCAGCTTCTGTAAAAGCAAATAAGCCTTATATAGATAACATATCAAAACATCAGAAGTTATATTCTAAGTATAATAAATAA